A stretch of Clostridium sp. BJN0001 DNA encodes these proteins:
- a CDS encoding ABC transporter permease translates to MLKNLIKYEFKATGRLLIPAYIALIVLAFLNKFLISYQLVESIMHSYTAIIQVITMSAYVGTMVTTIVITLLIIIQRFYKNLLGNQGYLMNTLPVKTWHNITAKLIVSSIWTIASGFVAIISVLLMFSNFSDFGWHVRNFFTSVSYALEEVYLHVGINMFFYFAEALILFIIVVASSILRIYSAIAIGHLVSHKIIASFGAYIGLGFIFYIYLFISQIIGIFDENISDNISIFIKNNPNTSAHIILWGIILAIGIVTAIYWIITNYILKNKLNLE, encoded by the coding sequence ATGTTAAAAAATCTTATAAAATACGAATTTAAAGCGACAGGAAGACTGCTTATTCCTGCATATATAGCACTTATAGTACTTGCATTTTTAAATAAATTTTTAATATCATATCAACTTGTAGAATCAATAATGCACAGTTATACAGCAATAATTCAAGTAATAACTATGAGTGCATATGTTGGTACTATGGTTACTACAATAGTAATTACGCTTCTAATAATAATACAGCGTTTTTATAAAAATCTTTTAGGAAATCAAGGATATTTAATGAATACATTGCCTGTAAAAACATGGCATAATATTACAGCAAAACTTATAGTATCATCAATTTGGACTATAGCAAGTGGGTTTGTAGCTATAATATCTGTTCTTTTAATGTTCTCTAACTTTTCAGATTTTGGATGGCATGTAAGAAATTTTTTTACTTCAGTCTCTTATGCATTAGAAGAAGTGTATTTGCATGTTGGTATAAATATGTTTTTCTATTTTGCTGAAGCACTTATTTTATTTATAATTGTAGTTGCATCATCTATACTTAGAATATATAGTGCTATAGCAATAGGACATCTTGTATCACATAAAATAATAGCATCTTTTGGTGCATATATAGGACTTGGATTTATTTTCTATATATATCTCTTCATTTCACAAATAATAGGTATATTTGATGAAAATATTAGTGATAATATAAGTATATTTATAAAGAACAATCCTAATACTAGTGCTCACATAATTCTTTGGGGAATAATACTTGCAATCGGAATAGTAACAGCAATTTATTGGATTATTACAAATTATATTTTAAAAAATAAATTAAATCTTGAATAA
- a CDS encoding ABC transporter ATP-binding protein: MENVNNNVNNNEVPILECKNLKKIFSNKKALKGINLKFPRGKIVGLLGPNGSGKSTLIKLANGLLTPTSGKILINGEEPGIKSKSVISYLPERTYLNDWMRVREIIQFFCDFYKDFDKERAYKMLENLDINPEDKLKTMSKGTKEKVQLILVMSRRAQIYFLDEPIAGVDPAARDYILNTIINNYDKDATVIISTHLISDIERILDDVIFISYGEIYLQKSVDEIREKEGKSVDALFREVFKC; the protein is encoded by the coding sequence ATGGAAAATGTAAATAATAATGTAAATAATAACGAAGTACCAATTCTTGAATGTAAAAATTTAAAAAAAATATTTTCTAATAAAAAAGCATTAAAGGGGATAAATTTAAAGTTTCCAAGAGGTAAAATAGTTGGACTTTTAGGACCAAATGGAAGTGGTAAAAGTACACTTATTAAACTTGCTAATGGGCTTCTTACCCCTACATCAGGAAAAATATTGATTAATGGAGAGGAACCTGGCATTAAGTCTAAGTCAGTAATATCATATCTTCCAGAAAGAACTTATTTGAATGACTGGATGAGAGTCAGAGAAATAATTCAATTTTTTTGTGATTTTTATAAGGATTTTGATAAAGAGAGAGCATATAAAATGCTTGAAAATTTAGATATAAATCCAGAAGACAAATTAAAAACAATGTCAAAAGGAACTAAGGAAAAAGTACAGCTTATTTTAGTAATGAGTAGACGTGCTCAAATTTATTTTCTAGATGAACCTATTGCTGGAGTTGATCCTGCTGCAAGAGACTACATTTTAAATACTATAATAAATAACTATGATAAAGATGCTACTGTAATAATATCTACTCACTTAATAAGTGATATTGAAAGAATATTAGATGATGTTATTTTTATTTCATATGGAGAAATATATCTTCAAAAAAGTGTAGATGAAATAAGAGAAAAAGAAGGGAAAAGCGTTGATGCTTTATTTAGGGAGGTATTTAAATGTTAA
- a CDS encoding MarR family winged helix-turn-helix transcriptional regulator has translation MNKNLKRSISVIRRFNRYYTNVLGLLDQHILESDLSLSEVRVLHEIEKTEQCTSRRLSDILCMDSGYLSRILKKFYKMGFLTKEKSSKDGRVQYLYLTSDGKEKMDDLNNSSDEQIAQIIKSLPEADRNCLVQNMTSIETILTNGANIKL, from the coding sequence ATGAATAAAAATCTTAAACGAAGTATTAGTGTTATTAGAAGATTCAATCGCTATTATACAAATGTATTAGGTCTATTAGACCAACATATTTTAGAAAGTGACTTATCATTATCAGAAGTACGTGTCTTACATGAAATTGAAAAAACGGAGCAATGCACGTCTAGAAGGCTATCAGATATTTTGTGTATGGACTCAGGATATTTAAGCAGAATACTGAAAAAGTTTTATAAAATGGGCTTTTTGACGAAAGAAAAATCATCTAAAGATGGTAGAGTACAATATTTATATCTTACATCAGATGGAAAAGAAAAAATGGATGATTTAAATAATAGTTCAGATGAACAAATTGCTCAAATTATAAAGTCATTGCCAGAAGCTGATAGGAATTGTTTAGTTCAGAATATGACATCAATAGAAACTATTTTAACGAATGGTGCAAATATTAAGTTATAG
- a CDS encoding HAMP domain-containing sensor histidine kinase gives MVDNKVLDYRDSKEEINLRLELKKLSKDELIDKVINVCDKEKKKQDFILNISHDLRTPLNIILSVLQCYRGDFNEGKNTEKYLSCIKRNCYKILKLVNNLIDATKLESNYYHLKKVNVDIINIIEWNVSAIDKYAKQKNISLIFDTNVEECIMAVDVEALDRIIVNLLSNAIKFSNKNGNIYINALKKNNNICISVRDEGIGIPKDEQKNIFSRFVKSRKNKESEACGSGIGLDLVRYLVNAHGGDIALKSKENVGSEFIVSLPIIKFSDSNGNDNKKIVSRNKVDILDVEFSDIYLE, from the coding sequence ATGGTGGATAATAAAGTTTTAGACTATAGGGACTCAAAAGAAGAGATTAACTTAAGATTAGAACTAAAGAAATTATCAAAAGATGAACTTATAGACAAAGTAATTAATGTTTGTGATAAAGAAAAGAAAAAACAAGATTTTATTCTTAACATATCACATGATTTAAGAACGCCATTAAATATAATACTTAGTGTACTTCAGTGTTATAGAGGGGATTTTAATGAGGGGAAAAATACCGAGAAATATTTATCATGCATAAAAAGAAACTGCTATAAGATATTAAAACTTGTTAATAATCTTATAGATGCAACAAAACTTGAAAGTAATTATTATCATTTAAAAAAAGTAAATGTAGATATAATAAATATAATTGAATGGAATGTTTCTGCAATTGATAAATATGCAAAGCAGAAAAACATATCGCTTATTTTTGATACTAACGTTGAGGAATGTATAATGGCAGTTGATGTAGAGGCTCTTGATAGAATAATTGTAAACCTTTTATCAAATGCTATTAAATTTTCGAATAAGAATGGAAATATTTATATAAATGCTCTAAAAAAGAACAATAATATTTGTATCTCAGTTAGAGATGAAGGTATAGGTATACCTAAGGATGAGCAAAAAAACATTTTTTCAAGATTTGTAAAATCAAGAAAGAACAAAGAAAGTGAAGCTTGTGGAAGTGGAATAGGTCTAGATTTAGTTAGATATCTTGTTAATGCTCATGGTGGTGACATAGCATTAAAAAGTAAGGAAAATGTAGGATCAGAATTCATAGTATCGTTACCAATAATTAAGTTTAGTGATTCTAACGGAAATGATAATAAAAAAATAGTAAGCAGAAATAAAGTTGATATTTTAGATGTCGAATTTTCTGATATATATCTTGAATAG
- a CDS encoding GNAT family N-acetyltransferase, whose amino-acid sequence MHGWIYREEYEYSTAFEGYVAESFYKFWLNYNPDNDCLWCAEHNGIIIGCIGIVGCGERAQLRWFLIDPHYRSIGLGKKLLEESLDFVKMKNYKSVYLDITNDLEKAISMYTRVGFVKKLEKANNLWREGLTELEFQMKL is encoded by the coding sequence ATGCATGGATGGATTTATCGAGAAGAATATGAATATTCTACTGCTTTTGAAGGATATGTAGCTGAATCATTTTATAAGTTTTGGCTCAATTATAATCCTGATAACGACTGTTTATGGTGTGCAGAACATAATGGAATTATAATAGGTTGTATTGGTATTGTAGGTTGTGGAGAACGTGCACAACTCCGATGGTTTTTGATTGACCCACATTATCGTAGTATTGGTCTTGGTAAGAAACTATTAGAGGAATCACTTGATTTTGTAAAAATGAAAAACTATAAGAGTGTTTATTTGGATATAACAAATGATTTAGAGAAAGCAATTAGCATGTATACAAGAGTCGGTTTTGTAAAGAAATTAGAGAAAGCAAATAATTTATGGCGAGAAGGGTTGACTGAACTTGAGTTTCAAATGAAGTTGTAG
- a CDS encoding dicarboxylate/amino acid:cation symporter — MKNFTLIKRIAIALILGISLGLLCRNASFEFPIKLCSTFGTLFGTFLSFVIPLIIIAFIVPGIASLGKKSGRVLLGTTILAYTSTIIAGTLAFVLGTTFLPNLITNASLASESSFNIDPYFKIDIPPMLNVMSALVFAFIFGIGLSKIKNSSLLKGFEEFSQVIAMIINKILIPLVPVYIGTVFAKLSMTGEIFTTLKSFAAVYVIIFSLHIFYIILQYSVAAIFRKENPFKKIKTMIPAYLTAVGTQSSAATIPVTLECTKNNDVKTEVAELVIPLCATIHLAGDTITLVLASMGVMLLRGDNPTFAVIMPFIFMLGITMVAAPGVPGGGVMAALGLLESMLGFGDIEKPIMIALHSAQDSFGTATNITGDGALALIIDYFLKRKEKKIEAESSEDLEAVAE, encoded by the coding sequence TTGAAAAATTTTACACTTATAAAACGTATAGCAATAGCACTAATACTCGGAATTTCACTTGGTCTTTTATGTAGAAATGCAAGTTTCGAATTCCCTATAAAATTATGCTCAACATTCGGAACATTGTTTGGAACATTTCTTTCCTTTGTAATTCCTCTAATAATAATAGCATTTATAGTTCCTGGAATAGCTTCACTTGGTAAAAAATCTGGTAGAGTCCTTTTGGGTACAACTATTCTTGCATATACATCAACAATAATAGCAGGAACTTTAGCATTCGTATTAGGTACAACTTTTCTTCCTAATTTAATAACAAATGCTTCGCTCGCTTCTGAATCATCATTTAATATTGATCCATATTTTAAAATAGATATTCCACCGATGTTAAATGTAATGTCAGCATTAGTTTTTGCTTTTATATTCGGAATAGGTCTTTCAAAAATAAAAAATAGTTCTCTTTTAAAGGGATTTGAAGAATTTAGTCAAGTAATTGCAATGATAATTAACAAAATTTTAATTCCTCTTGTTCCAGTATATATAGGAACAGTTTTTGCTAAACTAAGTATGACAGGCGAAATCTTTACAACATTAAAATCATTTGCAGCTGTTTATGTTATAATATTTTCCCTTCATATATTCTATATTATATTACAATATTCAGTTGCCGCTATATTTAGAAAAGAAAATCCATTTAAGAAAATTAAAACAATGATCCCTGCATATTTAACAGCAGTAGGTACTCAGTCTTCAGCTGCTACAATACCAGTTACACTTGAATGTACTAAAAATAATGATGTAAAGACAGAAGTTGCAGAACTCGTTATTCCTTTATGTGCAACTATACATCTTGCAGGAGATACAATAACACTTGTTCTTGCTTCTATGGGAGTTATGCTTCTCAGAGGAGATAATCCTACATTTGCAGTAATTATGCCATTTATATTTATGCTTGGTATAACAATGGTTGCTGCTCCAGGAGTTCCAGGTGGTGGAGTTATGGCAGCATTAGGACTTCTTGAAAGTATGCTTGGATTTGGTGATATAGAAAAACCTATAATGATTGCTCTTCATTCTGCACAAGATAGTTTTGGAACTGCAACTAACATAACAGGAGATGGTGCACTTGCTTTAATAATAGATTATTTTCTTAAAAGAAAAGAGAAAAAAATTGAAGCAGAATCTTCAGAAGATTTAGAAGCAGTAGCTGAATAA
- the asd gene encoding aspartate-semialdehyde dehydrogenase: protein MEKKLKVGVIGATGMVGQRLITLLENHPWFEVTALAASKRSAGVPYEKAVDGRWKMDSDIPETAKNMVVMDADDVDAVCEKVDFVFCAVSLNKEDTKKLEEKYAKHETPVVSNNSANRGVEDVPMMIPEINSDHMKVIETQKKRLGTKRGFIAVKPNCSIQSYVPAINALKEYGPKVILACTYQAISGAGKTFKEMPEILDNVIPYIGGEEEKSEKEPLKIWGTVQDGKIVNATNPVITTQCLRVPVSNGHIAAVFVKFDKKPSKEEIIKAWENYKVPEIVKNLPSSPKKFLRYMQEDNRPQPKLDRDYENGMGISMGRLREDVLYDYKFVCLSHNTLRGAAGGGVLSAELLTAAGYIKTK from the coding sequence ATGGAAAAGAAACTAAAAGTTGGAGTAATAGGAGCCACAGGAATGGTAGGTCAAAGGTTAATAACTTTACTTGAAAACCATCCATGGTTTGAAGTTACTGCTTTAGCTGCAAGTAAAAGATCTGCAGGAGTACCTTATGAAAAGGCAGTAGACGGAAGATGGAAAATGGATTCTGATATACCAGAGACTGCTAAAAATATGGTAGTAATGGATGCAGATGATGTAGATGCAGTTTGTGAAAAGGTTGATTTTGTTTTCTGTGCAGTATCTTTAAATAAAGAAGATACAAAAAAGCTTGAAGAAAAATACGCAAAACATGAAACACCAGTTGTATCAAATAACTCTGCAAATAGAGGTGTAGAAGATGTTCCAATGATGATTCCTGAAATCAATTCAGATCATATGAAAGTAATTGAAACTCAGAAAAAGAGACTTGGTACAAAGAGAGGATTTATTGCAGTAAAACCAAATTGCTCAATACAAAGTTATGTTCCTGCAATTAATGCTTTAAAAGAATATGGTCCAAAGGTTATTTTAGCATGCACATATCAAGCAATATCAGGAGCAGGAAAAACTTTTAAAGAAATGCCTGAAATTCTTGATAATGTTATTCCTTATATTGGTGGTGAAGAAGAAAAAAGTGAAAAAGAACCACTTAAAATTTGGGGAACAGTTCAAGATGGAAAGATTGTAAATGCAACTAATCCAGTTATTACAACACAGTGTTTAAGAGTACCTGTAAGTAATGGACATATTGCAGCCGTATTTGTTAAATTCGATAAGAAGCCTTCAAAAGAAGAAATAATAAAGGCATGGGAAAATTACAAAGTACCAGAAATAGTTAAAAATCTTCCATCTTCACCAAAGAAATTTTTAAGATATATGCAGGAAGATAATAGACCTCAGCCAAAACTTGACCGTGATTATGAAAACGGAATGGGAATCAGCATGGGTAGATTAAGAGAAGATGTACTCTATGATTACAAATTCGTATGTTTATCACATAATACATTAAGAGGTGCAGCTGGCGGCGGAGTTTTATCCGCAGAACTTTTAACAGCAGCAGGATATATTAAAACTAAATAA
- a CDS encoding LysR family transcriptional regulator: protein MDFRELTAFVTIGKLQSFTDTANELGYAQSTVTTQIKSLETELGVKLFDRIGKNVTLTHEGRKILPYAKQILKLSNDIKTELSDDKVPSGTITIGVAESLCVIRLPEILKEYRKMYPQVEVSLKFGSCADFRHYLRNNVIDVAFSLGVKIDSEDFISDVEIEEPMLLLTYKDHPLAHKLEVTPHDIVDEPLVLTEMGCSYRAAFENLLTQCNIKPNVVLETGSVQAIKQLTISGLGITLLPEVAVDDEIKSGRLIPLNWTGPKLHVISQVLYHKDKWISPALSEFLKLSKKIIKSKSR from the coding sequence ATGGACTTTAGAGAACTTACAGCTTTTGTTACGATAGGAAAGCTTCAGAGCTTTACAGATACTGCAAATGAACTTGGATATGCACAATCAACTGTTACTACGCAGATTAAAAGTTTAGAAACAGAGCTTGGTGTAAAGTTATTTGATAGAATAGGAAAAAATGTTACTCTTACACATGAAGGAAGAAAAATACTTCCTTATGCTAAACAGATACTTAAATTATCAAACGATATAAAGACAGAACTTTCTGATGATAAAGTTCCGTCAGGTACAATTACAATAGGTGTTGCAGAATCTCTTTGTGTAATAAGGCTTCCTGAAATATTGAAAGAGTATAGAAAAATGTATCCTCAGGTAGAAGTTTCTTTGAAATTTGGAAGTTGTGCAGATTTTAGACATTATCTTAGAAATAATGTAATTGATGTTGCATTTTCACTTGGAGTTAAAATTGATTCAGAAGATTTTATATCTGATGTAGAAATAGAAGAGCCGATGCTTCTTCTTACATATAAAGATCATCCTCTTGCACATAAATTAGAAGTTACACCACACGATATAGTAGATGAACCTCTTGTTTTAACTGAAATGGGATGCAGCTATAGAGCGGCATTTGAAAATCTTCTTACTCAGTGTAATATAAAGCCTAATGTAGTTCTTGAAACAGGAAGCGTTCAGGCAATTAAGCAGCTTACAATAAGTGGTCTTGGAATTACACTTCTTCCTGAAGTTGCTGTAGATGATGAGATAAAGAGTGGAAGGCTTATTCCTCTTAACTGGACAGGACCTAAACTGCATGTGATTTCACAAGTTTTATATCATAAAGATAAATGGATTTCGCCTGCACTTAGTGAATTTTTAAAACTTAGTAAAAAAATAATAAAATCAAAATCAAGATAA
- a CDS encoding GNAT family N-acetyltransferase: MEIEIKLAYENNREIKELFLEYIEMLLKNDSDFAKYLELQNYDSELQHLSDKYGLPNGRLYIVKVENEFAGCIGLRKIDDENCEMKRLYVRPKFRGHKIANKLVEMIINDAKRIGYKSMLLDTLPFLERAIL; this comes from the coding sequence ATGGAAATAGAAATTAAACTTGCTTATGAAAATAATAGAGAAATTAAAGAATTGTTTTTAGAATATATAGAAATGTTGCTTAAAAATGACTCGGATTTTGCAAAATACTTGGAATTGCAGAATTATGATTCTGAACTTCAACATTTATCAGATAAATATGGATTACCAAATGGTAGATTGTATATAGTAAAAGTCGAAAATGAATTTGCGGGATGTATTGGTTTAAGAAAAATAGATGATGAAAACTGTGAAATGAAGAGATTATATGTTAGACCTAAATTTCGTGGACATAAAATTGCAAATAAGTTGGTAGAAATGATTATTAATGATGCTAAAAGAATTGGATATAAAAGTATGCTTTTAGATACACTACCTTTCTTAGAAAGAGCTATATTATAG
- a CDS encoding GntR family transcriptional regulator encodes MTWQFNGDKPIYQQIMTYIKLKIISGVYKPGDKLPTVRELANDAAVNPNTMQKALTELERENLVFSVRTTGRYITKEKDIINNVKKSMAEGEIRKFIKTMKSIGLSKEDIRILVSDMLKEM; translated from the coding sequence ATGACATGGCAGTTTAATGGAGATAAACCAATATACCAACAAATTATGACATATATTAAACTAAAGATAATATCAGGAGTATATAAGCCTGGGGATAAGCTTCCTACAGTCAGGGAACTTGCAAATGACGCAGCAGTTAATCCTAATACGATGCAAAAAGCACTTACAGAGCTTGAAAGGGAAAATCTTGTATTTAGTGTTCGTACAACAGGTAGGTATATAACAAAAGAAAAAGACATAATAAATAATGTAAAAAAAAGCATGGCCGAAGGCGAGATAAGAAAGTTTATTAAGACAATGAAAAGCATAGGTCTTTCTAAAGAAGATATACGTATTCTTGTGTCTGATATGTTAAAGGAGATGTGA
- a CDS encoding DUF6431 domain-containing protein: MITNIYDTKIISNLDSKIKSLTQKSYDKFIKDIDFHKLTCSCGRSGQLVKHGYYKRTVKNSDGKISITILRAKCTCCNKTHAIFPECIVPYSQILLCDHISIINAYNSKASFEPIMIANEFIDESNIFYIIKQYLEHWKERITSFKISLDLSISKQCLKNFKRQFMQIKCINNILFS; the protein is encoded by the coding sequence ATGATAACTAATATTTATGATACAAAAATCATATCTAATTTAGATTCAAAAATCAAGTCATTAACGCAAAAATCCTATGATAAATTTATTAAAGACATAGATTTTCACAAACTTACTTGTTCCTGCGGAAGGTCCGGGCAGCTTGTAAAGCATGGTTATTACAAGAGAACTGTTAAAAACAGTGATGGCAAGATATCTATAACAATTCTTAGAGCAAAGTGTACATGTTGCAATAAAACTCATGCTATATTTCCAGAGTGTATTGTACCTTATTCTCAAATTCTTTTATGTGATCATATTTCAATTATTAATGCTTATAATTCCAAAGCTTCTTTTGAACCCATTATGATAGCTAATGAATTTATCGATGAAAGCAATATTTTTTATATAATAAAACAATATCTAGAGCATTGGAAGGAACGTATTACTTCATTTAAAATTTCATTAGATTTAAGTATTTCAAAGCAATGTTTAAAAAACTTTAAAAGACAATTTATGCAAATTAAATGCATCAATAATATTTTATTTTCGTAA
- a CDS encoding L,D-transpeptidase: MKLNKTHKHFINLFLIFFITFSFFNYKSFISYKLFLEEFKTAYNNRNLSYANSILMHNDNFNPYKKLFLDKDLNNFFNRKVLQVFYEINEDKISDDEALGHLYELCNYTYSKSTVKKILLNHISLLVKKDYYSIALNTLDKMSILFPNDSEIENSKSTIETTKDDYLAKSCLNNINSISDSNINSSYIESNTDYLIFVDTDLQKTYIYEGDKNNWNKLKTFSCSTGTKQNKTPEGIFSIQQKGNWFFSKKYNEGAKYWSQINGNILFHSYPFSKDKETIIDSTLGTPLSHGCIRLSTDNSKWIFKNIPKDTKVIIN, from the coding sequence TTGAAACTTAATAAAACTCACAAACATTTTATAAATCTATTTTTAATATTTTTTATTACTTTCAGCTTTTTTAATTATAAAAGTTTTATATCATATAAACTTTTTTTAGAAGAATTTAAAACTGCTTATAATAATAGAAATCTTTCATATGCAAACTCTATTTTAATGCATAATGATAACTTTAACCCTTATAAAAAACTTTTTTTAGATAAAGATTTAAATAATTTTTTTAATAGGAAAGTTCTCCAAGTATTTTATGAAATAAATGAAGATAAAATTTCTGATGATGAAGCATTAGGGCATCTTTATGAACTTTGTAATTACACATACTCAAAAAGTACAGTTAAAAAAATTCTTTTAAACCATATATCATTACTTGTAAAAAAAGATTATTATTCTATAGCCTTAAATACCTTAGACAAAATGTCCATCCTATTTCCAAATGACTCTGAAATAGAAAATAGTAAAAGTACAATAGAAACTACCAAAGATGACTATTTAGCAAAATCATGTTTAAATAATATTAATAGTATTTCAGATTCAAATATAAATTCATCATATATAGAAAGTAATACAGATTATTTAATATTTGTAGACACCGACCTTCAAAAAACTTATATATATGAAGGTGATAAAAATAATTGGAACAAATTAAAAACATTTTCATGTTCAACAGGAACTAAACAAAATAAAACTCCTGAAGGCATTTTTTCAATACAGCAAAAAGGTAACTGGTTCTTTTCAAAAAAGTATAATGAAGGAGCAAAATATTGGTCTCAAATAAATGGGAATATACTTTTTCATTCATATCCATTTTCTAAAGATAAAGAAACCATTATTGATAGTACTTTAGGTACTCCACTTTCTCACGGATGTATTAGGCTATCAACTGATAATTCAAAATGGATTTTTAAAAACATTCCAAAAGATACCAAAGTAATTATTAACTAA
- a CDS encoding site-specific integrase, whose amino-acid sequence MNTKNDYISRMNTHIIPMLGHYKLTALTTSVMQEFYNKLINEKKIKAVSAKKVMDIITGCLKYAKTSKLIYELPTDIQKQKLEKPKIKYWTKDEVNFFLSEIQDNYLYTPIFIDVLTGLRIGELCGLRWCDIDLEKATITVNNQLVHDKSLKVLMLADLKTSSSYRIISIPKVLISHLIELKKNRNADNLDYVVLDKSGQRYIPRSLSMNFTKKITKYKKSIDDIKKEKRNISKGYKHLSQISFHGLRHTHATILISSGENIKVVSERLGHTDIRMTLNTYTHVMENMKSKTANLLDDIFE is encoded by the coding sequence ATGAATACCAAAAATGATTACATTAGTCGAATGAATACACACATAATCCCAATGTTAGGACATTATAAATTAACTGCATTAACCACATCAGTAATGCAAGAATTTTATAATAAGCTGATTAATGAGAAAAAAATTAAGGCTGTTTCTGCTAAAAAGGTTATGGATATTATAACTGGTTGTTTAAAGTATGCAAAAACAAGTAAATTAATTTATGAATTACCTACCGATATACAAAAGCAAAAACTAGAAAAACCTAAAATTAAGTATTGGACAAAAGATGAAGTTAATTTCTTTTTATCAGAAATACAAGACAATTATTTATATACACCTATATTTATAGATGTCCTTACGGGATTAAGAATCGGAGAATTATGTGGATTAAGATGGTGTGATATTGATTTAGAAAAAGCAACTATTACAGTTAATAATCAGCTTGTCCATGATAAGAGTTTAAAAGTTTTAATGTTAGCTGATTTAAAAACCTCATCAAGTTATAGAATTATTAGTATTCCTAAAGTATTAATAAGCCACTTAATAGAACTTAAAAAAAACCGAAATGCAGATAATTTAGATTATGTGGTACTTGATAAAAGTGGACAAAGGTATATACCTCGAAGTTTATCAATGAACTTTACTAAAAAAATTACTAAATATAAAAAATCAATTGACGATATAAAAAAAGAAAAAAGAAATATTTCAAAAGGCTATAAACATCTTAGTCAAATTTCATTTCATGGATTAAGACATACCCATGCTACAATATTAATATCTAGCGGTGAAAACATAAAGGTTGTGTCCGAAAGGCTAGGACATACTGATATAAGAATGACTTTAAATACATATACTCATGTAATGGAAAATATGAAAAGTAAAACTGCAAATTTATTAGATGATATTTTTGAATAA
- a CDS encoding DUF1189 family protein, translating to MKGRTDFFKKFITSIYDLRFFPEYIQEGLKKTIIYGFCICLILGTVKGIFLANRINSEADLFYNKLSNYEYNINIKDGTLSSLKSPIVLKNRDILLYLDNNINCDDSENIKIISVNQNVNLFFLKDGLLLKSDKINKKINYKNYLNNITLGTDKANKMFKSGKLIIMASALVFTIVETFASLILNCIIVACITYLIAIFMKMIVKYMALFSISVYAATLPLIITTILECFNLGVNLDIVFIVGNTMYVCFSLFNIKQELINNLRKKNKFK from the coding sequence ATGAAAGGAAGGACAGATTTTTTTAAAAAGTTTATTACTTCAATATACGATTTGAGATTTTTTCCTGAATATATTCAGGAAGGCTTAAAAAAAACTATAATATATGGATTTTGTATATGTTTAATTTTAGGAACTGTGAAAGGTATATTCTTAGCAAATAGAATAAATAGCGAAGCAGATCTATTTTATAATAAATTAAGTAATTATGAATATAATATAAATATAAAAGATGGAACTTTAAGTTCTCTTAAGTCACCGATAGTATTAAAAAATAGAGATATTTTACTTTATTTAGATAATAATATAAATTGTGATGATTCAGAAAATATAAAAATTATATCAGTAAATCAGAATGTTAATTTATTTTTCTTAAAAGATGGATTATTATTAAAGAGTGATAAAATTAATAAAAAAATTAATTATAAAAATTATCTTAATAATATTACTTTAGGTACAGATAAAGCAAATAAAATGTTTAAAAGCGGTAAACTTATAATTATGGCTTCGGCATTAGTATTTACTATAGTAGAAACTTTTGCATCGCTTATATTAAATTGTATTATAGTAGCATGCATTACATATCTTATTGCCATTTTTATGAAGATGATTGTGAAGTACATGGCGTTATTTTCAATTTCGGTATATGCAGCAACACTTCCACTTATTATTACTACGATATTAGAATGTTTTAATTTAGGTGTAAATTTGGATATAGTATTTATAGTTGGAAATACTATGTATGTATGTTTTTCACTTTTTAATATAAAACAAGAATTAATTAATAATTTAAGGAAAAAGAATAAATTTAAATAA